ATCTTAAATTTCATTTGCCTTAAGTTTTTCAGAGCCTCTAATAAAGAGTTATTCTTTGAGTGGGAATTGTCAGAAGCTGAAGCAATATCAATAGACTGAATCACTGAAAAGTTCAGTAAAATGAAATTACCTCTGATACTAAAGTTGCCTTCTGTGTTATATTGACTTGAGTAAGAAAAGTTATTTAAAGGCATAAATTACTCAATAATTCTATTCATCCCCTTTTAGAACTAATTCGCCTTATTAGGGACCAACACCTTGAAGTCTTCGATTTGGTCCTGATGCAGTTTGAGTCTAGGTTCTTCCTATTCAGGGAGGGTCGCTTTTCTTCTCTTACTCGGGTCAATCTCTCGGGATATTTCTCGTTGGCGTTCCTTGCATTTCGTATAGGCAAAGTTCTATATCTGTAGCACCTTATTTTTGAGTCTTCTCTTCCCATTGGCTTGGCACCATATCCCTTAGTTAATTTTTTAGTGATCCGTCTCGATGATGGAGGTTCCTTCGGACAGTGTGGTGTCTTATAGAGTTGGTTGTATTCTCAGATTTGTTCATGTATATGATAATTTCTTCTGCCATCTCCATTTTCTCTTTGACTTCTACAATTTGGATGACATGCTCTTGTTGCATTACGCTGACGATGTCATGGAAAAATCTGAGGTTTTCTACCTGTAGTCGAGAGATTGCGCTTAGGAGCCTTTTCTCTTGCAGCTCTAAGGCTTCAGTATCCTCCGCCATTTACAGAGCTAGGCCATGATCAACCTGAAACTGTCGGCACGGTTCTTCTTCTGGAGCTCTCTAGACACGAGGAGTGCATTGGAGGATATGAGTTGGATGGAACTGCTCAAGTGAGTCATTGCTATGTTTGTTCCAACCTCATAACACCAatttgatgtggttgaatcATTTAAGTCCACTTGTAGACCtataattggaaaaaaaaaggtCAAAGGGAGTCTAAAATCCAGCTAACCCGTTGCAAGGCCTAAGTCAGTTCTGAGGGGACACTTGAGGATAAACACAATAGTAAATCAAAGCTAAGATGTAAAGTTAATGAATGAATGCAGTAGTGCACTTTGAGTTGtgcttactctatttatattgTTATTGAGTTGTAGAATATGATTATAAGCTTAGGAGCGAGACATGCTACGTGTCACATGTTGATAGGTGAACTTGTGCCCGTATATCGCGACCTGATATCCCTTAAGCCCACTAGATCCTTGATTCATTGGATCAGACGTGGTTGATGTTATGGATGAATCCTTAATGAGATCTTTTGAGACTTTTCGAGCTAAGGCCTTTAAGACAGGGTTGTACTAAACAACCTTGTTGTGATGACTACACATGTTCTCTTTCCCTATTGATGGTATGGTCTCTATAAATATCACGTGTGTGAGTTTATATTCATCTAATATCAAATACTACTTGTACACATTTATTTTTTAGCACCAATTATCTCTCATTAATTTGTATTCGCCCCTTATTTAATTGGTCGGATGTATTACATACCGTGTATGGTAGAAATTTTCCTTCCATGAAAAGAGAAAGACTCTGTTTGGCAAATATCTGTCAgatgattacattagctgttagctgattacgtAAACTTGTTTGCCAAAACTTAGCTAATTGCTAATAGATGCTtgtataaaatgacaaataaggataTAGTAAAACCTTTATTTGGGGTTACAGGGTAGTAATTAGGGGGTAAAAATATCATTCAAAAGAGGTGGAGAAATAAgctaatttgaaaaaaattcataaaaccaacattttcaaaatttgtttttttagacCTAATAAGATTTTTTAAAGTTCTCTTcacaaacaccactattagagtCAAAACATCTAAAGTGGCTCAAATCtataattttacaaaaaaaaaaaacaactattTACATTTGGTAAAAAGTTtttttggaataaaattaaAGGTTTGAGCCATTTTGAAAAAGTCGTGTTTGATGAAAAAAGGTTTGAAAGAGATTATTGAgttcaaaaagctaattttaaaaaaagttggttttagaaaaaatttcaattagaatctctttgtaaaaaaacatttttatgttttaattattATCCTTTAACTATAAATAAAGAATTTACCATATTATTGTTAATCATTTTACATACTCGAAAATGTGGTCTTTATCTAAAATTATttggcttaatgcatatttatgTCCTTAAATTTGACAAGTTTTGTTTATTGGCACTCTAAACTGTTTAAATAACATATCACACACTTATAGGTGGCTTTAAAAAGCTATCACATACCTATAGTTGACATTAAAAATATATCACACACTTAAAGTTGGTTCATTCGGACCTCCTGCACACAAAATTGTTGATCTGTCATCTTTAACAGATGAGGTCGCTGTGCGTgctatagaaaaaagaaaagcataTTAGTTCATTCTTTAAGCCACTTCATATGTCAAAGATGACAGATCAATAATTTTGTGTGCAAGAGGCTCGAATGAACCAACTTTAGATGTGTGATATGTTTTTAATGTCAATTGTAGGTacgtgataggtttttaaaaccaattaTAAATATATGATAAGTTATTTAAAAAGCATatggtattaataggtaaaacttattatgtttaaaaatgtaaatatgaaaattattttgaaattgaaGGTGACGTTAAGTTACCATATTTATCCCctattttgaaatattattgagagagagttattTGAGAAACAAAAGGGAAAGAAGCCAATTTAGTCTGTCTCgtgattgaaaaagaaaaaactctTATTCTGTAGTCTGTTCCCCACTCCTATTTCGTTATCTTTTCCATTTGTAAAGAATTGAATAATGCACGCCAAGACAGATTCCGATGGAACTAGTATCGACACGTCATGGCCGTTGCGATCGCCGCCAAGGAGGCCGGTGTACTACGTTCAAAGCCCTTCTAACCATGATGTTGAGAAGATGTCGTACGGTTCAAGCCCAAGTGGTTCTCCTCCCCACCATTTCTACCATTGTTCACCTATTCACCACTCTCGCGAGTCTTCTACTTCCCGATTCTCTGCTTCTCTTAAGAACCCCAAAAGCCTCTCTGTTTGGAAGCATATCCAGATTCACCATGATGATAATGACGATGATGATGACGACGACGACAATATGGGCGTCCCCGCCGCCTCTGCTCGTAATTTGAGATTGTATTTCTGTGGGTTTTTCATCTTTGTTTTGCTCTTTACCACCTTCTGCTTGATCCTGTGGGGAGCTAGCAAATCTTACAAGCCTCAAATTATTGTTAAGGTAACTTTAattcaaacattaattttaatgtctTATACTAGTTGCAAGGAGATGAGTGGTTAAACTATTTAGAATTAGCAGAACATGGTGTTCCACAACTTGAATGTACAAGCCGGGAATGATGAGACAGGAGTGCCCACAGACATGCTTTCTATAAATTCAACGGTGAAGATTCATTACAGAAATCCGGGGACATTCTTCGCCGTCCATGTCACTTGTACTCCCGTTGAGCTTCACTATTATCAACTCAAAATCGCGTCGGGGCAGGTATTCTTCTctcttaattaaattaaattaagcaGAATGTCTTTTTCTATCATAACTAggttgagagagagagagatgggcAAAGTGGTAATTGCAAAATGACGTTGGTAAGGTCAAAACTGTTTATGGGCACATCGAGAAGTGGGCCGTAGAGTTAgaaattggattggattggctTGGCTCACCTTTACAGGAGTGCCTGTAAAAGACTGCAATATTAAACGATTGCATTGACTGCACTTCTGCACCACTCTCTTTCTTGACCCCACTGTTTTCAGTTTAATTATTTGTTTctacttttctcttttatttgaatttttattttgatgttcAACCAATATTATTTACTAGTACTAAATTAGCATAATAAGGATGATTAATTTGTCCAGCAGAAACTAATTTGGCGCTTTAATTATATTCCTAAAATTAGGATTTTTATTGTTTCCTCAAACCGTTGACCAACCTTCATTACTCTTCCGTTTTTTAATACACGTATTTCTGgaaagtatttttattttaaaatatttatcattttaaaaagttcaaaaatatttgatattatatatattgtaaATCGCTATGAAGTTAATAAAACCCCTATGCTATTTTTGAAAGATGTCTTTTGAGATTTTGTCAAATAGATCAAGAAAGTTATTTAAATatcttaattataatttatagttatttgattataatattgtttatagttatttgattataatattgTTGGATgatcaggaattttcacatgcaccttaacaGCATCCACAATAATTTATATTCACTACCACTCAATGtacatgccacatcatcaatttaataaatttcattttattaaactatGCAACTCCAATGGCTTAACTCTATAACCACTCAATCATAATGGACCCACCAATCATAAAGGCTCTaccaattaattaaaccaaTCATGATTgatccaccaattaattaaaccaatcatattattttaaaaataaaaaatatatatatatataaataagcaAAAGCTCAATAAACATTGAGTGGTTGATAATGATTACTTTTTTATCATACTATCTCCAATGGGAGAGTGATACAATGGAGTATATTGAGTGGTTTATCATACCCCATTAGAGATACtctaatgagcaagtgaatttgctcattcaccgttagatatagacttattaaatctaaacctcaggatgctttgaatcttcaccttaggattctaataagcttagatctaacggtgaatgagtaAATTCTACTTGCTTATTAAagtgcatgtgatcaaaactGATTGGATGACGAATTGGTTTGTTAAATAGAGAAATTTTAATATATCTGTTGCACCATGTAATTCCTATATCTGATAAATAATTTGATAAtaaatccataatttataattaaagttatatattttagatttatagttttttattttaaagtctgCAATTTTATACAAGTAAGCTCAAaaatatttaaagaaatttagaacaataatttttttcaattaattaagTACAcgtattaatatttaattagttaATGTTTCAGATGTAATTATGGTAGCGATTGCTTTGTGTAGGGTAATAGAATGGAATCTATAACTACAATTTTTATACATACACTTTctgtattaataaattaattacacgTACATATAGGAACtaaaatcaattactttatCAACTAAAAAGGTGGCTTGATTGATTAAAAGACCATAAGTTGTTTAAGGTAGATCTCAAGTTCGAATCCTAATGCAAAAAGCTTTAATTAGAAGACCCGTTTAAAGAATGCTTGATGAGACTCGAACTGAGAAATCGAacaaactattaaaaaaaattaattgctttaatcattaaaataaaaaactgttGAATAATGAGTTGAGATGAGTTAAAAAAATTTGTAAAGAGAATATTACTAATAAACAAAACACCAGCAGAAAAGGAAAACCTTCTCTTTCCTTAAACACTAAAACAAACTCTTAGCCGTTAAGacattttaataagttttttaatttataagtcCAAACTTTTAAGAAAATATCCTTTTAATAAAGAGGGTGTAAAATGTTAgtttaatttgtgtaatttcttTGTTTATAAATGAATGGATcaaaatgtttatttatttatgtttataggtaagaattcattatgaaaGAAGAGTTATAGAATTTGGTGGGTGTGAAAGGTAGCATTGACAGTCACAGTCATATATACTAGTACTAGTATTTATGGATGTGGGCCCAATCTAATTTACCTTGTTCACGAAATTGTTTTACTTGGCAATGATAGCCAGCCACTATGCCAACATGCATACTTATTATGGTTTTATATTAAATGCTAAACAAATAATCACTTCAACTTTTAGAACTTTAAGAATTAATCAtccttgtttcaaaaaaaaaaaaaagtttttgaacttttatttttttacatattgAGGAGTATTTCgttaatagtttttaaaatcttaaaatttcagaaatttatcatatttaatccctaaaatagAATTATTATACAGATTGTGAGTAGCAGTAGGTAATAAAAGTGTTGATGTGTGAATGAATAAATATAAAACAGATGAAGAAGTTTACAGAAGCGAGGAGGAGGCAGAGGACAGTGATAACGGTGGTTAAAGGTAAGCAGGTAGCGTTATACGGGGGGTTACCAGTTCTTTGGAATCCAAAGGTGGAGAAGCTATCAATTCCTCTAAACCTGACATTGGTGGTTAGATCAAGGGCTTACATTTTGGGAAGGTTGGTCAAGTCCACGTTTTACAATCGAATCAGATGCCATATTACTCTTCATGGTAATAAACTAGGCACGCCCCATAATTTGACTAATGCCTGTTTTTacatttaatttcttttttttttttttaaatgtctgAACTGATGAATCCACAGTAGATTTGCTCTCATTCTATTCTTAGTAATTATGGAATTGTTATGTAAAGAATCCTATTTCGATTCTCCTTTTTTCCAGTTTAAATATATCATGCCCCCTTCACTTGCACTTTTGTACATTTTATAATCCAATAGATTTTTCATCTCAAAGTCATTTCTTGCAAGTACTATGTCACCGATAtataaaataaggaaaatgtATTTACTCCTACTAAACTTGTACATGATCAATCATCCACTAAATTTTGTATAATTGCTCGAATTTATTTCAACGACTTGGTGAAATTAGTGATAGCATTAATGAAAAGTCTGTTTTAgaccataaatatatatatattttttaatttgcatACTAGGAGTAAAGTTTTCTGGCTACACCATATAGATGGTTTCATTAATGTTACGATTTAGAAACACAATTTTTAACATTCATTTTATGAAGCGAATGAAGCTCAAGATCAAAATATATTATGATTCCATTATGATAATTAAAAGAGTATTTTGAAGGCAATGGAGAGAAAGAAACTTCCAACATTTGAATATAACATCCCCAAACAAAATGGACTGAGTAAGAGTCTGATAACTTGCTAgattcgatttgatgatcttcgccgcggttacctgcaaaacagaaccggagacaggatctccggaaaaactctccgacgatcaagtcagttttatgggaaggttggtaaattgatactGGTATTGTGGGGAAAAGATGTGAATGTACCTGCCCATTTGCTTCTAtgtcctttttataagtgttcctaGGTAACCGCCGGGGGCGGTTACTTTTTccaggccacgtcccttacgtggctacaaacgtggtctcgtttgttttgagtgggaggtttaatgctccgtttaggatttcggaGCGGTTACTcgttttacccgcttcctttattcggagcccgtttgatcttgaaccatgggcctaagtataggttaggcccgtgtttatgattcggcccggtttggtttcacggatcatcacatgcctcccccctagtttggcaagagccctttagggtcttttcatatgttataggggACTCCTCGTCTTCgtctggatattcaaaattcgaaagtggTTCTTTCGTTCTCCGTCATTTCTTCTCCGGCGTCAACCCTTTAGCGTTCGTTCTTCTCTGTGTTCTCTTTCACATGTAAGTGTTTCTTTCCGCAACTTGTAACTCGTTCGACCCTTTTCTTATTTCTGCTCGTCTTTCTTCGttaatatgtcgaaccctgacctcgatttcgcaccgttcgacgaaaattacgttcgtgaggtgtctcatgaggttgatgaagtttcaaccagctctccttggtctgattcccatcccgccgattttctccatctggcgaatacaactgatgagggtctaggttttgaccctaagaagttgattccaccacctgTTCCAACTCCCCGTTTATTACCAAAAAAGGACAGgttgggaagcctagtttgccgcgagacgattgatgacttgcgggagcagtatccttggctccaaggtctggaaaccatcattcccggggagaaTAGAGGgccgggcgactacccaaaggggtatttcaccatttttgtcgcccagattatctgcggtttcacgtatccgctggcggatgagattgcttccatccttggtggttatggaatcgcacccggACAACTGCATCCCAACGGATGGACCGACTTAACCTTGGATAAAtttttggcggattgtctggaggttcccctctcgctcaagattttctctaagcttcatcatttcaagagttcgggggagtactttactttcatccgacagagcggttactacggttttgatgagaagtcgaacaaaatccgcgagtgggataagtcctatttcttcattaagttccatgaagggaatccaaactttcTTCGCTGCTGAGGCCgacccaatgtaaagagtttgaactttggttacCCCAGCAAGGACGAATCTGAtattataaagttcttgaagagcactcctccttttgtatggacatatgatcaggcattccatatgctaagaagccgagtagcgattgcctaccgcgagggagatcgtgttgtctatatcccttatcgcgtttttgtacaaggtactgttaacttatttccaagttgatgatttcttttaaccctttgcaggggtgatcctttatctcaactcgctgcagatcgggaagcgaaagccctggcgagaaggaagaagcggatggcgggaaTAACTTCTGCTGCATGGGCGAGttctcctgtgggggcgactcattctgttgaggcggcttccccCCCAATTGCTTCCGTTTCACAGGGCCCCGCTTCTGTTTCTGAGGAGCTTCCCTTAAATAGGAAGCGGAAGAGTAATGTGGATGTGGAGTCTTCTCGCCCTAGGAAGAAGAATACCTCCGCATCCTTGACTGTCGGTGGTACATCTACGTCCACTCCATCCAAAGCCAAGGGCGGTCCCCCATTTCATGAGGTATCATAATTTATTCGCTCTTCTTGcattatttattttctcttgtCAGTTTTCGCTGTTCTCCTGACCCTTCTCCTTGTGTATCCATAGTCGATTCCTGAtatcagcggatggtggaccaGAACCTTTGGTAAAGTCGTGAGCTTTTCCTgtagggacattgtttcttccatatgcaatgtccttgggcgacttcCCTCCGCTTCTCGTGTGCGCGAACAGGTGCCGCTTCCGACtgccatggaggggattgagaagcgagctatagaggtatattgctttCCACTTATGTTCTATCCCTCAAGCGCATGTCTTTATTCGCTCTTTTTATTCGCGTatcgtcttatatgcagattatcaatttcgcggagggtgctctctgcagggatgctgaacgagctagAGAGTTGGAAagccttggtactgaattggcgactcagaagtcgctttttgatgatgtccaaggcaaagtaaaggtccttgaaggtgcttgtcagaaggctatgagcgagaaggaggaagctctcaaatccctccaggctaagtccgatgagcttcagaaagtcattgatgatctgaattcgtccaaggaagccttggagatgcaaaagaggagggtcgaggagatcacagctgaagatggtgctcgcatctattggtatggagagcggattcatgcggcttatgagcatggacatccagatcatgtacttaatcgccccaaggttcccattcctgaaaaggatttagctgagaaatgggacaagttggaggccgaggatgctgatatggatgaggtacttctcctGGATTAGCAGAGTTTTCATGATTCTCCAATTAGCTGtgagatcccaaatcagaacGTAGAAGGAGGGGCACCACAAGATGTTTCCCACGTTGAACAAGATGTTTCTCGCTCTGATGCGGTTACTGATTTGattgttggggattcgcttgaagcagatcatcccacaggagaagatgaaggagccgctgaaggcgaagggggcaatagaggcgaaggagaagaaactgtagtataattttatttatatccgaactgttgtatgtaacaaactgccagtaTATATATCAACTGTTTTATCCTTCGTCGCTTTAATGCCGGTTATTTTCGTATGTGACCCTTGCctcttgccgacttcatacttgtaatttttcgtagttagttttgttttcattagggtggccagacccttttcgcaattttttgagtactcgtttattcgcttaattttatgccttataatttttctttcaaaaataatcataaggttgatcataaggttttgcgagtgatgcgtaatcatgcatccgcctttctttaataggcaacacatttatgtgtgttTAAGATTaaacataaggttttgcgaatgatgcaataattgaatatctttattgataaagaaaacAGACTTCTTGTTACATGGGTATACAAACTgtgcgggatcaaagcctcattaaaaccttttatcagaaaacccagtgggaaaaactcataaaaggaaaaagagtactcgtcatttccctgaactattcggcctgtttatataggcgtagattctctagattccaggtccgcgggagcttttttccgctcatttcttctagtTCAAAAGTcgatggtcccagcttcttggataccctgtaaggcccgagccagttgacgcctaatttgcctttgccttctctggattgtattttatccgcttttttcaagaccaagtcgctctcgttgattatcacctttcacacccttctgtcatgatacttctttattctattgcggtatactgccatttgcatgtaagctttttctcttcgttcttctaccgaatccaatgcatctctaatgttgataggattttgggtgtcacaataataaattatccgatctgtaggcgacttgatttcaacaggcaggactgcttcagctccataaaccagcgagaaaggtgtttcgcctgttgctgcctttacagaagttctgtatgcccatagcatatgaggtatctcatccacccaacatgtttttttatcgcctagccgcttcttgattccctgaatcatggccctgttggtaacctctgtcataccattcgattggggatgatttacagaagaaaaatgatttctgatccccatgctttcgcaatatgctttgaattttacacagttgaactgggtgccattatcagttataagcgtttgtgggattccaaaccgcatgataatgttctctcgtaagaactcgatcattcgctcaggtgtttgagcggttactgcctccgcttctacccatttgctgaagtggtcgactgcgactatcaagtacttccttttctttgtcgtttctgggaacgggcccactatatcgatcccccatgttgcgaatggccacgccgtcattatagtgacttattcggctccgggaacatgcttttcattcgtatggatttgacagctgtgacattccgctaccatcttttgggaatcctccaccacctttggccaataatatcccatcaacttgacttttcttgccaacgccgcagatgcttcatgtgcgccacaaattccttcatggagttctcgcagtacatagtctccttcgttgcggctaatacatttcaaccatggacatgtatatgatttccGGTATAAAGTTCCATCttgaattgagtatctcgctgactgcccaattagttttctggctaagcttttatcaaccggcaaatctccatgttccagatattggcggatgggcatccgccaatcttcatcatcttccagctcttcgatgaccataatctgatcgactttgAATGCTGGTGCTgaccttatttccaaattgcatgctttttaactccatggttctctactcgccgctgcttttgccaactcGTCAGCCTTTGTGTTATGGCCTctcggaacatgcaccatttcccagacgactcctttgtttgttaactcctgcgtcagtctgccgaccacctgatggtacttgaccagatcctcctgtttcactagataattttttgtgatctgattatcatgagtttagaatcaCTGTAGatgaccactctttctggcataagttcattaagcaacttcaatccgcatatcattgcttcatactccgcggcattattggtagtttcgaatgttaactttgccgcatagtacaggcgaataacatcCGGTCCCTtaatgacgactcccagtccagctccatctgtggacaatgccccatctgtgaacatactccattcttctttttgtgcttttggacattcgtcttcatcccacgtgaactcattcacgaaatcggcaagtacttgactttttagagctggtcttcctttgtagcgaatatcgaactcTCCCAACCGAATTGACCACtccattaatcggccggatgcgttaggtttctgtagtacctttcgcattggaattccagttctcacaatgatagtatgcgcctgaaagtatggctttaacctagccgccgtggttatcaccgcgagggccattttgtctaaccttgaataccgaagttctgcgtctttcaagactttgctcacatagtacactgaATATTGTTGCCCCTCTTCTTCCCACACCATCAccgtgcatatcgccatactggtgacggatacgtaaagaaataaatcttctccatcctctggccTGCTCATCAAGGACGGATAGCATAtcaatcgctttatcccctcaaatgcttcttgacaatccggcgtccattcaaaggacttagattttttgatggcattgtagaaaggtagacatctcctagctgagcatgatatgaatcgccctaatgccaccaaccgcccgttcagtctctgtacttctcttatgttcctcggtgtcttcatctccatcactgctttaaccttctcaggattcgcctcaacacctttgccgctaacaatgaaacccaggaactttcctgctcttgctccaaacgtgcatttctctgggttcaatttgaggccatatttgatcagtacttccaagatttctttaatatcctgcgggtggtcctgcatcttcttgcttttaatgatcatgtcatctacataaatcgagaagttctcgcctgatttgtctgaaaatatattgttcatcatccgt
The window above is part of the Euphorbia lathyris chromosome 3, ddEupLath1.1, whole genome shotgun sequence genome. Proteins encoded here:
- the LOC136221873 gene encoding uncharacterized protein; protein product: MHAKTDSDGTSIDTSWPLRSPPRRPVYYVQSPSNHDVEKMSYGSSPSGSPPHHFYHCSPIHHSRESSTSRFSASLKNPKSLSVWKHIQIHHDDNDDDDDDDDNMGVPAASARNLRLYFCGFFIFVLLFTTFCLILWGASKSYKPQIIVKNMVFHNLNVQAGNDETGVPTDMLSINSTVKIHYRNPGTFFAVHVTCTPVELHYYQLKIASGQMKKFTEARRRQRTVITVVKGKQVALYGGLPVLWNPKVEKLSIPLNLTLVVRSRAYILGRLVKSTFYNRIRCHITLHGNKLGTPHNLTNACFYI